The following proteins are encoded in a genomic region of Synechococcus sp. CBW1002:
- a CDS encoding NAD(P)H-dependent oxidoreductase subunit E — translation MTAPLSAPPSALRRADLLPKAVLPAETVLPAEAVLPAEAVERTSRLIRQHRGRSDALIEVLHQVQELYGYLPPGALAQVARELKLPLARVFGVASFYHLFRLEAPTAHRCAVCLGTACFVKGGGELAARLERRLGLRLDDAAGNGTWALEHVSCLGACGQAPVLVVDGHLEARLPVDDPAALDARLGALGLSADDASGADARADGRADGSGTGAR, via the coding sequence ATGACCGCGCCGCTCTCCGCGCCACCATCAGCGCTCCGCCGGGCGGATCTGCTCCCCAAGGCGGTTCTCCCTGCCGAGACTGTTCTGCCTGCTGAGGCAGTTCTGCCTGCCGAGGCGGTGGAGCGCACCTCGCGGCTGATTCGTCAGCACCGTGGCCGCTCCGATGCCCTGATCGAGGTGCTGCACCAGGTGCAGGAGCTCTACGGCTATCTGCCGCCGGGGGCCCTGGCCCAGGTGGCGCGGGAGCTGAAGCTGCCCCTGGCCCGGGTGTTCGGGGTGGCGAGCTTCTACCACCTGTTCCGGCTCGAGGCCCCCACCGCACACCGCTGCGCCGTGTGCCTGGGCACCGCCTGCTTCGTCAAGGGAGGTGGGGAGCTGGCGGCACGGCTGGAGCGGCGGCTGGGGCTTCGGCTCGATGATGCTGCCGGCAACGGCACCTGGGCCCTGGAACACGTCAGCTGCCTGGGGGCTTGCGGCCAGGCGCCTGTGCTGGTGGTGGATGGCCACCTGGAGGCCCGCCTGCCGGTGGACGATCCGGCGGCCCTGGATGCACGCCTGGGCGCCCTGGGGCTCTCGGCAGACGACGCTTCCGGCGCCGATGCCAGGGCAGACGGCAGGGCAGACGGCAGTGGAACCGGGGCACGCTGA
- a CDS encoding histone deacetylase: MGATGLVIDPAFRLHETGSGHPESPRRLEAIETELQRRGLRQRCQLIRARPATDLELQRCHTVRYLETVRRDVAYDARQLSTGDTTICDASEDVARLAAGGTLAAVEAVLSGQVNHAFALVRPPGHHAEADRGMGFCIFNNVALGARHAQVVHGLERVLIIDWDLHHGNGTQAIFWRDSSVLFASVHEWGNYPGSGAATERGEGPGLGFTLNCPLPGGSDGPAVLTALTAVLRPAAERFRPQLVLVSAGFDSHRDDPLGSFRLEDSDYGALTQLCLDIASEHADGRLVSVLEGGYALQGLAGGAAAHVETLLET, from the coding sequence ATGGGCGCCACGGGACTGGTGATCGATCCGGCCTTCCGGCTGCACGAGACGGGCAGCGGCCACCCCGAGAGCCCGCGGCGGCTGGAGGCGATCGAAACCGAACTGCAGCGCCGCGGCCTGCGGCAGCGCTGCCAGCTGATCCGGGCCCGGCCCGCCACGGACCTGGAGCTTCAGCGTTGCCACACGGTCCGCTATCTGGAGACGGTGCGCCGCGATGTGGCTTACGACGCCAGGCAACTCTCCACCGGCGACACCACCATCTGTGACGCGTCGGAAGATGTGGCCAGGCTGGCGGCCGGCGGCACCCTGGCAGCGGTGGAGGCGGTGCTCAGCGGCCAGGTGAACCACGCCTTCGCCCTGGTGCGCCCCCCCGGTCACCATGCCGAGGCCGATCGGGGCATGGGGTTCTGCATCTTCAACAACGTGGCCCTGGGCGCCCGCCATGCCCAGGTGGTGCATGGCCTGGAGCGGGTGCTGATCATCGACTGGGACCTGCACCACGGCAACGGCACCCAGGCGATCTTCTGGCGCGATTCCAGCGTGCTCTTCGCCAGCGTGCATGAATGGGGCAACTACCCCGGCAGCGGCGCCGCCACGGAACGGGGGGAGGGTCCGGGCCTGGGCTTCACCCTCAACTGCCCCCTGCCCGGCGGCAGTGACGGCCCGGCGGTGCTCACGGCCCTGACCGCCGTGCTGCGGCCCGCCGCCGAGCGGTTCCGGCCCCAGTTGGTGCTGGTGTCGGCCGGCTTCGACAGCCACCGGGACGATCCCCTGGGCAGCTTCCGGCTCGAGGACAGCGACTATGGCGCCCTCACCCAGCTCTGCCTGGACATCGCCAGCGAACACGCCGATGGCCGGCTGGTGTCCGTGCTGGAGGGGGGCTACGCGCTGCAGGGCCTGGCGGGCGGCGCCGCCGCTCACGTTGAGACCTTGCTGGAGACCTGA
- a CDS encoding GNAT family N-acetyltransferase: MTDPVGRTPGHGQGRSTDPTYDILRSERQPLGALFRPGCVAVIGASERPGSVGRTLLWNLIRSPFGGTVYPVNPRRHSVLGVRCSASVAEIPEPVDLALIATPAATVPQRLAECAAAGVKAVIVISAGFREVGPAGLALENQLRETLRGSGLRLLGPNCLGLMNPRLGLNATFASGMAAPGHVGFLSQSGAICTAVLDWSHQQGVGFSAFVSMGSMLDVGWGDLITYLGDDPATRSIVIYMEAIGDARAFLSAAREVALTKPIVLIKGGRSAEAARAAASHTGALAGSDVVLEAALRRCGVLRVDRLSDLFDLAGVLAKQPRRPSGRRLAIVTNAGGPGVLATDALVLSGGQLAQLSNESLTALDAVLPAQWSHGNPIDILGDADPERYARTIEIALADPGSDGLLVILTPQAMTDPTTTAQRLRQLAEASSKPLLASWMGGDEVARGVAILNAAGIATNSYPDAAARLFIALWTFSYNLRGLYETPALLPEADEGAGARAPDDHATGRRVLERALDEGRELLSETEAKQVLAGYGIPVLDTRLARSASQARAAAEAIGFPVVLKLNSRTITHKSDVGGVWLDLASGEAVEAAFAAMASRIPEQCGPEAFDGVSVQPMLQRQGGLELIVGSSLDPQFGPVILFGSGGTLVEMYRDSAVALPPLNTTLARRLMEQTRVYHALQGVRGGPPADLEELERLLVRLSQLVLEQPAIREIDINPLLVRPGDPVRPLVAVDARILIQPVAGATCPLPRPAIRPYPSQYVHHWRLQDGSPVTIRPIRPEDEPLLVAFHRTLSEESVYYRYFHMMSLSHRITHERLLRICFTDYDRELALVVDRRDPDSGEHRVLAVGRLSRMHGSNDAEFSMLISDPYQRQGLGTELLAQLLRSGRDEGVDRVTAEILHENGAMQRVCSKLGFSLRSTPEVMEAWIDLASAALPGDAVQADQVSSKVST, encoded by the coding sequence ATGACCGACCCAGTGGGCCGCACCCCCGGCCATGGCCAGGGCAGAAGCACCGACCCCACCTACGACATCCTGCGCAGCGAGAGGCAGCCGCTCGGGGCCCTGTTCAGGCCAGGCTGCGTGGCTGTGATCGGTGCCAGCGAGCGGCCCGGCAGCGTGGGCCGCACCCTGCTCTGGAACCTGATCCGCTCGCCCTTCGGCGGCACGGTCTATCCGGTCAATCCGCGGCGCCACAGCGTGCTGGGAGTGCGCTGCAGCGCCAGCGTGGCGGAGATTCCCGAGCCGGTGGATCTGGCCCTGATCGCCACGCCGGCCGCCACCGTGCCCCAGCGGCTGGCGGAGTGCGCCGCCGCCGGGGTGAAGGCGGTGATTGTGATCTCCGCGGGCTTCCGGGAGGTGGGGCCCGCAGGGCTTGCGCTGGAGAACCAGCTGCGCGAGACGCTGCGCGGCTCCGGGTTGCGGCTGCTCGGCCCCAACTGCCTGGGGCTGATGAACCCCCGCCTGGGGCTCAATGCCACCTTCGCCTCCGGCATGGCGGCGCCAGGCCATGTGGGCTTCCTGAGCCAGTCCGGGGCGATCTGCACCGCGGTGCTCGACTGGAGCCATCAGCAGGGGGTGGGCTTCAGCGCCTTCGTGTCGATGGGCTCGATGCTGGATGTGGGCTGGGGCGATCTGATCACCTATCTGGGTGACGATCCCGCCACGCGCAGCATCGTGATCTACATGGAGGCGATCGGCGATGCCCGCGCCTTCCTCTCGGCTGCGCGCGAGGTGGCGCTGACCAAACCGATCGTGCTGATCAAGGGCGGGCGCAGTGCCGAGGCGGCGCGGGCGGCGGCCTCCCACACCGGGGCCCTGGCGGGCAGCGACGTGGTGCTGGAGGCAGCGCTGCGGCGCTGCGGCGTGCTGCGGGTGGATCGCCTCTCGGACCTGTTCGACCTGGCCGGTGTGCTGGCCAAACAGCCCCGACGCCCCAGCGGCCGGCGCCTGGCGATCGTCACCAATGCCGGCGGCCCGGGGGTGCTCGCCACCGATGCCCTGGTGCTCAGCGGCGGCCAGCTGGCCCAGCTCTCGAACGAGAGCCTCACTGCCCTCGATGCGGTGTTGCCGGCCCAGTGGAGCCATGGCAACCCCATTGACATCCTCGGCGATGCCGATCCGGAGCGCTACGCCCGCACCATCGAGATCGCCCTGGCCGATCCCGGCAGCGATGGCCTGCTGGTGATCCTCACACCCCAGGCGATGACCGATCCCACCACCACGGCCCAGCGCCTGCGGCAGCTGGCCGAGGCCAGCAGCAAGCCCCTGCTGGCCAGCTGGATGGGGGGCGACGAGGTGGCCCGTGGGGTGGCGATTCTCAATGCCGCCGGGATCGCCACCAACTCCTACCCCGACGCCGCGGCCCGTCTGTTCATCGCCCTCTGGACCTTCAGCTACAACCTGCGCGGTCTGTACGAGACCCCCGCCCTGCTGCCTGAGGCCGATGAGGGTGCCGGCGCAAGAGCGCCGGACGACCATGCCACCGGTCGCCGCGTGCTGGAGCGAGCCCTGGATGAGGGCCGTGAGCTGCTGAGCGAGACGGAGGCCAAGCAGGTGCTGGCGGGCTACGGCATTCCGGTGCTGGACACCCGCCTGGCCCGCAGCGCCAGCCAGGCCCGCGCCGCCGCCGAGGCCATCGGCTTCCCCGTGGTGCTGAAGCTCAACAGCCGCACCATCACCCACAAGAGCGATGTGGGTGGTGTGTGGCTGGATCTCGCCAGCGGCGAGGCGGTGGAGGCGGCCTTCGCCGCCATGGCCAGCCGGATCCCGGAGCAGTGCGGGCCGGAAGCTTTCGATGGGGTGTCGGTGCAGCCGATGCTGCAGCGGCAGGGGGGCCTGGAGCTGATCGTGGGCAGCAGTCTCGATCCCCAGTTCGGGCCGGTGATCCTGTTCGGCAGCGGCGGCACCCTGGTGGAGATGTACCGCGACAGCGCCGTGGCTCTGCCGCCCCTGAACACCACCCTGGCGCGGCGGTTGATGGAGCAGACCCGCGTCTACCACGCCCTGCAGGGGGTGCGCGGCGGCCCGCCAGCCGATCTGGAGGAGCTGGAGCGGCTGTTGGTGCGGCTCAGCCAACTGGTACTGGAGCAGCCCGCCATCCGCGAGATCGACATCAATCCGCTGCTGGTGCGGCCCGGCGATCCGGTGCGGCCCCTGGTGGCTGTTGATGCGCGCATTCTGATCCAGCCGGTGGCGGGCGCCACCTGTCCCCTGCCCCGACCGGCCATTCGCCCGTACCCCAGCCAGTACGTGCACCACTGGCGTCTGCAGGACGGCAGTCCGGTGACCATCCGCCCGATCCGGCCCGAGGACGAACCCCTGCTGGTGGCCTTCCACCGCACCCTTTCGGAAGAGAGCGTCTACTACCGCTACTTCCACATGATGTCGCTGAGCCACCGCATCACCCACGAGCGGCTGCTGCGCATCTGCTTCACCGACTACGACCGGGAGCTGGCCCTGGTGGTGGACCGGCGCGACCCCGATTCCGGCGAGCACCGGGTTCTGGCGGTGGGGCGGCTCAGCCGGATGCATGGCTCCAATGACGCCGAGTTCTCGATGCTGATCAGCGACCCGTATCAGAGGCAGGGTCTGGGAACCGAGCTGCTGGCCCAGCTGCTGCGCAGCGGCCGCGATGAAGGTGTCGACCGGGTGACGGCCGAGATCCTGCACGAGAACGGCGCCATGCAACGGGTGTGCAGCAAGCTCGGGTTCAGCCTGCGCTCCACCCCCGAGGTGATGGAGGCCTGGATCGATCTGGCCAGCGCCGCGCTTCCCGGTGATGCGGTGCAGGCTGATCAGGTCTCCAGCAAGGTCTCAACGTGA
- a CDS encoding (2Fe-2S) ferredoxin domain-containing protein — MSREPVVLRCCSASSCRSAGSERLSRALLAARANGEAGEAAVLIRAVGCLRLCGRGPLVARDGPRGTELFGGLGTEQAADLLAGCQARLEPHRIDLDQLTFQLQEPDVDGQNSAVMDGGEPAVGWMTEPHHRERLP, encoded by the coding sequence ATGAGCCGTGAGCCCGTCGTGCTGCGCTGCTGCAGTGCCAGCAGCTGCCGCAGCGCCGGCAGTGAACGGCTGAGCAGGGCCTTGCTTGCGGCCCGCGCCAACGGCGAAGCCGGTGAGGCCGCCGTGCTGATCCGAGCGGTGGGCTGCCTGAGACTCTGCGGCCGCGGGCCGCTGGTGGCCCGCGACGGGCCTCGCGGAACGGAGCTCTTCGGCGGCCTCGGCACCGAGCAGGCCGCCGATCTGCTCGCGGGTTGTCAGGCCCGCCTGGAGCCCCATCGCATCGATCTGGATCAACTCACTTTCCAGCTGCAGGAGCCCGATGTTGACGGGCAGAATTCGGCTGTGATGGACGGCGGGGAACCTGCTGTCGGCTGGATGACAGAGCCGCACCATCGCGAGCGCCTGCCATGA